One window of the Gambusia affinis linkage group LG01, SWU_Gaff_1.0, whole genome shotgun sequence genome contains the following:
- the LOC122831380 gene encoding uncharacterized protein LOC122831380, translated as MFAEILKQLGVVHQQSSAYHAQSQGALERFHQTLKALLRAYCTELSRDWEEGLPWLLLAAREVVQESTGFSPNELVFGHQVRGPLAILKSNLESSDPPSNLFDYINGFRRRLFLAGKLASENLKKAQRKMKQWFDQKAERRVFHPGDKVLALLPIQGSPFQAKFYGPYFVLRQVSEQDYMVSTPDRKRPTQLCHVNLLKPYFGRTLEEKDVKAVAASVKVDLSCTAGLDEDVQTPDDAVFQPRLKNSEILSNLQTLLSHLSTERSEQLKQLILDFHVLFSDIPTCTNLIEHDIDVKDAQPIRQHFYRVHPEKSKFLETEIQYLLDNGLAKPSCSSWASPCLLVKKPDGTYRFCTDYRKLNSITKPDSYPLPRMEDCVDRVGTAKYSPNQRLMRWALFLQPYNLDIRHIRGTDNVLADALSRAIDGPE; from the exons ATGTTTGCTGAGATTTTGAAACAACTTGGCGTAGTTCATCAACAAAGCAGTGCTTATCATGCTCAAAGCCAGGGGGCGCTAGAGCGTTTTCACCAAACCCTGAAGGCATTGTTGCGAGCATACTGCACAGAGTTGAGTAGAGACTGGGAAGAAGGTCTGCCTTGGCTTCTTCTGGCAGCTCGTGAAGTTGTGCAAGAAAGTACAGGGTTCAGTCCGAATGAACTCGTGTTTGGACATCAGGTGCGTGGTCCTCTCGCTATTCTAAAATCGAACTTGGAGAGTTCTGATCCACCATCAAACTTGTTTGACTACATTAATGGTTTTCGTCGCAGACTTTTCTTGGCTGGCAAACTAGCCTCTGAGAATCTTAAAAAGGctcagagaaaaatgaaacaatggtTTGACCAAAAAGCTGAAAGAAGAGTGTTTCACCCAGGAGATAAGGTGCTTGCCTTACTTCCCATTCAGGGTTCACCATTTCAGGCAAAGTTTTACGGTCCATATTTTGTGTTGAGACAGGTGTCTGAACAAGACTACATGGTTTCTACCCCAGACCGTAAACGACCAACTCAACTGTGCCATGTAAACTTACTAAAGCCTTATTTTGGTCGTACTCTGGAGGAAAAAGATGTGAAGGCAGTTGCTGCTTCTGTGAAAGTAGACTTGAGCTGCACAGCAGGATTAGATGAGGATGTGCAAACTCCAGATGATGCTGTGTTTCAACCAAGACTTAAGAACTCTGAGATATTGTCTAACTTACAAACATTATTGAGTCATTTGTCTACGGAAAGAAGCGAGCAGTTGAAGCAgttaattttggattttcatgttttgtttagtgaCATTCCAACATGTACTAATTTAATTGAGCATGATATTGATGTGAAAGATGCGCAGCCCATCCGTCAACATTTTTATCGTGTTCATCCTGAGAAAAGCAAGTTTTTGGAGACAGAAATTCAGTATTTGCTGGACAACGGCCTGGCTAAACCATCTTGTTCCAGTTGGGCCTCACCATGTTTGCTGGTTAAAAAACCTGACGGTACTTATAGATTCTGTACTGATTACAGGAAATTGAACAGCATTACAAAACCTGACTCCTACCCACTTCCTCGGATGGAAGATTGCGTTGATCGTGTTGGAACAGCGAAGTAT AGTCCAAATCAGCGGTTGATGCGATGGGCCTTATTTCTGCAACCTTACAACCTTGATATTCGGCATATTCGAGGCACTGACAACGTACTGGCTGATGCATTGTCTCGTGCCATTGATGGACCAGAATAA